ACGAACGTGAGAAGGGAGTCGTAAACCGAAGCGACGATGTTCAATACAGATTCCATTTCGCGGAAGCTGACGTGGATGAACCTGCTGGTAAGCGCGGCGGCGCTGGTGCTGGCATGCGCCGCATTTGTCGCGTACGACCAGGTCACGTTCCGCCAGGCGATTGTGCGGAATCTTTCCACCCAGGCCCAGACCATCGGCGCCAACAGCGTTTCGGCAGTAACCTTCAACGATGCGCAGTCAGCGCGGAGCACGCTGGGGGCCTTGGGTACGAATCCCAGCATACGTTCGGCCGGCATTGTGACTCCCGACGGCCGCATGTTTGCCGAATATTCGCGCACCGGGGCTGAACAGATGGTGAAGATTCCCACGCTTGCGCCCGGCGAAAATGAGACGCAAGTGTTCAGCGGCGGCGAGATCGTGCTGGTGCGATCGATCCTGTTGCAGGACCAGCCCATCGGCGCGGTGTACATACGGGCGAGCTTGCGCCAGTTGAGCGACCGGCTGACTCGTTATTCGATGATTGCATTGGTGGTGCTGCTGCTGTCGCTGTTGACGGCGCTGCTGATCTCCTCGCGATTCCGGCGGTCGGTGGCGGAGCCCATCGTGCGCCTGTCCGAGACGGCTCGCCAGGTCTCACGAGACCGCAATTACTCCATTCGCGCCGCGTCCACGGGCGAC
The window above is part of the Terriglobales bacterium genome. Proteins encoded here:
- a CDS encoding CHASE sensor domain-containing protein, coding for MFNTDSISRKLTWMNLLVSAAALVLACAAFVAYDQVTFRQAIVRNLSTQAQTIGANSVSAVTFNDAQSARSTLGALGTNPSIRSAGIVTPDGRMFAEYSRTGAEQMVKIPTLAPGENETQVFSGGEIVLVRSILLQDQPIGAVYIRASLRQLSDRLTRYSMIALVVLLLSLLTALLISSRFRRSVAEPIVRLSETARQVSRDRNYSIRAASTGDRSELATLVEAFNDMLAQIQVRDHALQTARDELEQRVNQRTRQLMVANRELETFSYTVSHDLRAPLEVINGFSHMLMTEYSGKLDATGREYLEQVMLATRRMAELIEDLLNLSRVTTVSMHRENVDISTLVSRIAYEIKRSDPERNVEFIVGHCNPVQADARLLRILLENLLRNSWKYTSGHERA